The Castor canadensis chromosome 13, mCasCan1.hap1v2, whole genome shotgun sequence genome has a window encoding:
- the Bbln gene encoding bublin coiled-coil protein, translated as MSGPNGDLGMPVEAGAEGEDDGFGEAEYAAINSMLDQINSCLDHLEEKNDHLHARLQELLESNRQTRLEFQQQLGEAPGDASP; from the exons ATGTCGGGCCCCAACGGGGACTTGGGCATGCCGGTGGAGGCTGGCGCGGAAGGCGAGGACGATGGCTTCGGGGAAGCAG AGTACGCTGCCATTAACTCCATGTTGGACCAGATCAACTCCTGTCTGGACCACCTGGAGGAGAAGAACGACCACCTCCATGCCCGCCTCCAGGAGCTGCTGGAGTCCAACCGGCAGACACGCCTTGAGTTCCAGCAGCAGCTTGGGGAGGCCCCTGGTGATGCCAGTCCCTAA
- the Lcn2 gene encoding neutrophil gelatinase-associated lipocalin has protein sequence MSQCLLWLGLTLLGVLQTQVHGSGSDLIPLPPLDLVPVQAEFREDLFQGKWYIIALAGNAVQKKLGSINMFTTTYHLTEGHSYNVTNTLIRDNQTCSYWTRAFVPVSQPAEFTMGNIENFPHIKNYLMRVTATDYNHFAIMFFKKTAKMQNKETDYFKTSLYGRTKDLPVKLKERFIQFANMLGLTNDHVLYPVPTDHFCIDN, from the exons ATGTCTCAGTGTCTCCTGTGGCTGGGGCTCACCCTACTGGGAGTCCTGCAGACCCAGGTTCATGGCTCAGGTTCAGACCTGATCCCACTCCCACCTCTAGATCTGGTCCCTGTGCAGGCTGAGTTCCGTGAAGACCTG TTTCAGGGAAAGTGGTACATCATAGCCCTGGCAGGAAATGCAGTTCAGAAAAAACTAGGCTCCATTAATATGTTCACCACCACCTATCATCTGACAGAAGGCCACAGCTACAACGTCACCAACACCCTGATCAG GGACAACCAGACCTGCTCCTACTGGACAAGAGCATTTGTTCCAGTTTCCCAACCTGCTGAGTTCACCATGGGCAATATTGAAA ATTTCCCACATATCAAGAACTACCTCATGCGAGTGACAGCCACCGATTACAACCATTTTGCAATCATGTTCTTCAAGAAGACTGCCAAAATGCAGAATAAAGAGACAGACTACTTCAAGACTAGCCTCTATG GGAGAACCAAGGATCTGCCCGTTAAACTGAAGGAGCGCTTCATCCAGTTCGCCAATATGCTGGGCCTCACTAATGACCACGTCCTCTACCCCGTCCCCACAG ATCATTTCTGCATTGATAACTAA